The genomic stretch AAAAAGCAATTGCTGAAACAGTTAAAGGCACAGGCAACATCGAAGCGGCTCAAGCAGTTGGTAAAGCAATCGCTGAGCGCGTAGCTGACAAAGGCGTTGAGAAAATCGCTTTTGATCGCAGTGGCTTTAAATATCACGGCCGAGTGAAGGCGCTAGCTGATGCTGCGCGTGAAGCCGGTCTGCAATTCTAGGAGTAGACAATGGCTAACGTAGAAGCAAAGCAAGCACAGCCTGAATTGGCTGAAAAGCTAATCGCGGTAAACCGTGTGTCTAAAGTGGTTAAAGGTGGTCGTATCTTTAGCTTCACTGCACTAACAGTAGTTGGTGATGGCGCGGGTAAAGTAGGTTTTGGTTATGGTAAAGCACGTGAAGTTCCTGCTGCTATTCAAAAAGCAATGGAAAAAGCACGTCGCAACATGATCTCTGTTGAACTAAACGGTAACACGTTACAGCACCCTATCAAGGGTCGCCACGCGGGTTCTAAAGTTTACATGCAGCCTGCATCTGAAGGTACAGGTATCATCGCCGGTGGTGCGATGCGTGCAGTACTAGAAGTGACTGGCGTACAAAACGTACTATCTAAAGCATACGGTTCAACTAACCCGATCAACATCGTTCGCGCAACGATTGCAGCCCTAGAGAACATGAATTCTCCACAAGGTATTGCAGCGAAGCGTGGTCTTAGCGTTGACGAAATCTTGGGGTAAGACACCATGGCAAATACAGTAAAAGTAACTCAAGTACGTAGCTCAATCGGTCGTTTACCGAAACATAAAGCTACATTACGTGGCCTTGGTTTACGTCGTATCAACCACACTGTTGAGCTAGAAGACACGCCAGCAGTTCGCGGTATGATCAACCAAGTTTCTTACATGGTTAAGGTTGAGGGGTAATTCGATGAACTTGAATACACTTTCACCTGCTGCAGGTTCAAAAGCCGCTGGTAAGCGTGTTGGCCGTGGTATCGGTTCTGGTCTTGGTAAGACTGGTGGTCGTGGTCACAAAGGTCAAAAATCACGTTCTGGTGGTAAAGTACGCGTTGGTTTCGAAGGCGGTCAAATGCCTATGCAACAACGTCTACCAAAGTTTGGTTTCACTTCACGCAAGTCTCTTGTGTCTAAAGAAGTAAATCTATACGAAATCGCTAAAGTTGAAGGCGATGTGGTAGATATGAACGCGTTACAGGCAGCTGGTATCATTAAAAAGAACATCCAGTTCGTTAAAGTTGTAAAATCTGGCGAAGTTTCACGCGCTGTTACCGTTAAAGGCATTAAAGTGTCTAAAGGTGCACGCGAAGCTATCGAAGCTGCCGGAGGCAAGGTAGAAGACTAAGGAAGTACGCTATGGCTAAACCAGGTCAAGATATGCAAAGTGCACAAAGTGGGCTTTCGGAACTGAAGCGCCGATTACTATTTGTATTGGGTGCTATCATTATTTACCGTCTAGGCTCTTTTGTGCCGATCCCTGGGATTGACGCCGCTGTACTTGCCGAATTCTTCGAGCAACAAAAGGGCACCATTGTTGAAATGTTCAACATGTTCAGCGGTGGTGCGCTTGAGCGTGCATCGGTATTGGCTCTAGGTATTATGCCGTACATCTCGGCTTCGATTATTATGCAGCTATTAACGCACATACATCCTGCGATGATAGAGCTTAAGAAAGAAGGTGAGCAAGGGCGTAAGAAAATAAGCCAGTATACGCGTTATGGTACGCTTGTGCTTGCTACATTCCAATCAATAGGTATCGCTACTGGTCTCCCTAATATGATGGAAGGCCTCGTTGTGAATCCAGGCTTTGGCTTTTATTTCACAGCGGTAGTGAGCTTAGTCACAGGAACCATGTTCCTAATGTGGTTGGGCGAACAAATTACAGAGCGTGGTATCGGTAACGGTATCTCAGTTCTGATTTTTGTTGGTATTGTAGCTAACCTGCCGTCTGCAATTGGTTCGACAGCAGAAATGGCGCGCCAAGGTGATCTGCACATATTAGCATTGTTATTGATTGCGGTAATCGTATTCGCTGTAACTTATATGGTTGTATTCTTCGAACGTGGACAGCGTCGTATCGTTGTTAACTACGCGAAGCGTCAACAAGGGCGTCAAGTGTTCGCTGCACAAAGCACACACTTACCGCTTAAAGTTAATATGGCGGGTGTTATTCCACCAATCTTTGCTAGCAGTATCATTTTGTTCCCTGGTACAATAGCAAGCTGGTTCGGTCAAGGTGAAGGTCCGGTCGCTGACGTGCTACAAGCTATCTCAGCAGTGTTGACTCCTGGTCAACCTCTGTATGCGATGGTACTAGCCGCGGCTATTATCTTCTTCTGCTTTTTCTACACTGCGTTGGTATTTAACCCGCGTGAGACAGCAGATAACCTGAAAAAATCTGGCGCTTTTATTCCAGGCATTCGTCCAGGTGAGCAGACATCTAAATACATTGATAAAGTGATGACACGTCTGACATTGGCAGGCGCTTTGTATATAACCTTTATCTGTCTGGTGCCCGAGTTTATGACTATGGCATGGCAAACGCCATTCTACTTCGGCGGTACATCGATTTTGATTATCGTTGTTGTCATCATGGACTTTATGGCACAAGTACAGACTCATATGATGTCACATCAGTATGATTCTGTGCTGAAAAAAGCGAACCTTAAAGGCTACGGCCGATAAGGTCAGTTTACGGAGTTGAGTAATGAAAGTACGTGCTTCCGTTAAGAAAATTTGCCGTAACTGCAAAGTTATCAAGCGTGCAGGTGTTGTACGTGTAATTTGCAGTGAGCCAAAGCACAAGCAAAGGCAAGGCTAAGCAAATTAAGTCGTGCAGGCTGAGTAATTTTACTTAGCCTGTTTCTTTGGTAAAACTTGAATGTCGGTTGGGTATCCTATACGGGCTTTCCAACAAGACGATGATCAAGTTTATAGTATAGGAGATATGTTAGTGGCCCGTATCGCAGGCATTAACGTTCCTGACCATAAGCATGCTGTTATTGGTTTAACAAGCATCTATGGTGTAGGTAAAACTCGCGCTAAGGCGATCTTAGCTGCGACAGGTATCGCTGAAACAACTAAAATCGGCGAATTAAATGACGAAACACTTGATACACTTCGTGAAGAAGTGGGCAAGTACACTGTTGAAGGTGATCTTCGTCGTGAAGTTACATTAAACATCAAGCGTCTTATGGACCTTGGTTGTTTCCGTGGCTTACGTCACCGTCGTTCGCTTCCACTACGTGGTCAGCGTACTAAGACTAACGCGCGTACTCGTAAGGGTCCACGCAAGCCTATCAAGAGATAAGGTGAGGTAAGTTATGGCAAAAGCACCAATTCGTCGTAAAAAGGTCAAAAAGCAAGTTGCTGACGGTATGGCTCACGTTCATGCGTCATTCAACAACACTATTGTGACCATCACTGACCGTCAAGGTAATGCTCTTTCTTGGGCGACTGCAGGTGGTTCAGGTTTCCGTGGTTCTCGTAAGTCTACTCCATTCGCTGCACAGGTTGCTGCGGAGCGTGCAGGTGTTGCTGCACAAGAGTACGGTCTTAAGAACCTAGAAGTATTCATTAAAGGTCCAGGTCCAGGCCGTGAGTCTGCTGTTCGTGCATTGAATGCTGCTGGTTTCCGTATCACTAATATCACTGACGTGACGCCAATTCCACACAATGGTTGTCGTCCACCGAAGAAACGTCGCGTATAACAATAGGTTAGGAGAAAGAACATGGCAAGATATTTGGGCCCTAAGCTCAAGCTAAGTCGTCGTGAAGGTACTGACCTGTTCCTTAAGAGCGGCGTAAGAGCTATCGACTCGAAGTGTAAACTTGAAACAGCACCAGGTCAGCATGGCGCTCGTAAAGGTCGTCTATCTGACTACGGTCTACAGCTACGTGAAAAGCAAAAAGTTCGTCGTATCTACGGTGTACTTGAGAAGCAATTCCGTAACTACTATAAAGAAGCTGCTCGCCTTAAAGGTAACACAGGTGAAAACTTGTTACAGCTTCTAGAGCAACGTCTAGACAATGTTGTATATCGCATGGGTTTTGCAAGCACACGTGCTGAAGCACGTCAGCTAGTAAGCCACAAAGCGATTATGGTTAATGGTCGTGTTGTTAATATCCCTTCTTTCGTAGTTACTCCTGAAGATGTAGTAGTAATTCGTGAGAAGTCTAAAAAGCAAGCGCGTATCATCGCTGCTCTAGAGTTGGCTGAGCAACGTGAAAAGCCAACTTGGATTGAAGTTGACGGTAAGAAAATGGAAGGCACTTTCAAGCGTCTACCAGAGCGTTCTGATCTGTCTGCGGACATTAACGAACAACTAATCGTCGAACTTTACTCGAAGTAAAGTTAAGAGTTAAGAGAGGATAAAATGCAGGGTTCTGTAACCGAATTCCTAAAACCAAGATTAGTCGATATCGACGCTGTAAGCTCAACGCGTTCTAAAGTTGTTTTAGAGCCTCTAGAGCGTGGCTTTGGTCACACACTAGGTAACGCTCTACGTCGTATACTTCTTTCATCAATGCCTGGTTGCGCTGTGACAGAAGTTGAAATTGACGGCGTATTGCACGAGTACAGCGCGAAAGAAGGCGTACAAGAAGACATCATTGAAATTCTGCTTAACCTTAAAGGTTTAGCGGTATCTCTAGAAGGTAAAGATGAAGTTTTCCTTACCCTGACTAAGTCTGGTGTAGGCCCTGTGACTGCGGCTGATATCCAGCACGACGGAGATGTGACTATCGCCAACCCAGAGCATGTGATTTGTCACTTAACGACTGACAATAGCGAAATCAGCATGCGCATTCGTGTTGAGCGTGGTCGCGGTTATGTACCGGCGTCTAGTCGTTTATCCTCTGATGACGATGAGCGTCCAATCGGCCGTTTGTTGCTAGATGCATCATTCAGCCCGGTTGAGCGTATTGCGTACTCGGTTGAGTCAGCTCGTGTTGAGCAGCGTACAGATTTAGATAAACTAATCATCGATATGGAAACGAACGGCACCTTGGATCCTGAAGAAGCGATCCGTCGTGCGTCGACTATTCTAGCTGAGCAATTAGACGCATTCGTAGATTTGCGTGATGTTTCTGAGCCAGAAGAGAAAGAAGAGAAGCCAGAGTTTGATCCTATTCTACTTCGCCCAGTTGATGACTTAGAACTAACTGTACGTTCTGCAAACTGTCTGAAAGCCGAGCAAATTCAATATATCGGTGACTTAGTACAACGTACTGAAGTTGAGCTTCTGAAAACACCAAACCTTGGTAAGAAGTCTCTAACTGAAATTAAAGACGTGCTAGCTTCACGTGGTCTATCTCTAGGTATGCGCCTAGAAAACTGGCCACCTGCAAGTTTGGCTGAGTAATCTAAGTTACTATATTAGTTTAGTTAGAAGGATAGGGTCATGCGCCATCGTAAGAGTGGTCGTCAATTAAACCGTAACAGCAGCCATCGCAAAGCGATGTTCAGCAACATGGCTGGTTCTTTGGTGAAGCACGAAGTCATCAAAACAACTTTGCCTAAAGCAAAAGAGCTGCGCCGTGTAATTGAACCTTTAATCACACTGGCTAAGACTGACAGCGTAGCAAACCGTCGTTTAGCGTTTGCTCGCACGCGTGATAAAGAAGTAGTTGGTAAATTGTTCTCTGAGATTGGTCCTCGTTTCGCGGATCGTCAAGGTGGTTACACTCGTATTCTTAAGTGTGGCTTCCGTACAGGTGACAACGCGCCAATGGCTTACATTGAACTACTAGATCGCCCAGCGACTGAAGAAGTTCAAGAAGACGCGCAGTCTGCAGAGTAATTAGTGTTGTAAAACACAAAAAAGCCGAGCTATTGCTCGGCTTTTTCTTTTCCTACATATAAATAAATCTTTTCAAGCTATTCCTCTTCATTACTAACTACCTACTAAGCTCCTTTTCAAAGTTAAATGTAATTAGAAGGATCTATTCTTGCGACATAATGGTTAATATTGGCCTGTTTAGCTGTATTTTCATACGAACGATCTGTTTTTCTAAGTTTTCTTTAAAAAAGGGGTTGCATCGTTTTCGATTCTCCCTATAATGCGCACCCACTGACACGGCACAATGCTTACAAACAAGCAATCAAACGAGTCAGGTGAGTCAAGTAAAACTGAACTTTGAAACTTGCAAAAGAAATTCAAAATTAAGTGTTGACAACAAAACGGGGTTGAGTAAAATGCACAGCCCTCGAGACGCGAAAGTGGCTCGAAACGTTCTTTAACAATATGAAGCAATCATCTGTGTGGGCACTCGTACAGATTGAGTTCTAACAGCAGAACTACTTCGGTAGGGACGCAAACAAATTTAGAGTCTCAATTGTAACTGAGTGACTATATAGTCAATTCGTTTTGATTTTACTTTTTTAAAAGTAGAAACAAACAATCAGAATTCATTGAGCTGAAACTTCGGTTTCAAAAAACTTTTAATTGAAGAGTTTGATCATGGCTCAGATTGAACGCTGGCGGCAGGCCTAACACATGCAAGTCGAGCGGTAACATTTCTAGCTTGCTAGAAGATGACGAGCGGCGGACGGGTGAGTAATGCTTGGGAACATGCCTTGAGGTGGGGGACAACCGTTGGAAACGACGGCTAATACCGCATAATCTCTACGGAGCAAAGGGGGCTTTTAGCTCTCGCCTTTAGATTGGCCCAAGTGGGATTAGCTAGTTGGTAAGGTAATGGCTTACCAAGGCGACGATCCCTAGCTGGTTTGAGAGGATGATCAGCCACACTGGAACTGAGACACGGTCCAGACTCCTACGGGAGGCAGCAGTGGGGAATATTGCACAATGGGCGCAAGCCTGATGCAGCCATGCCGCGTGTGTGAAGAAGGCCTTCGGGTTGTAAAGCACTTTCAGTCAGGAGGAAAGGTTAGTAGTTAATACCTGCTAGCTGTGACGTTACTGACAGAAGAAGCACCGGCTAACTCCGTGCCAGCAGCCGCGGTAATACGGAGGGTGCGAGCGTTAATCGGAATTACTGGGCGTAAAGCGTACGCAGGCGGTTTGTTAAGCGAGATGTGAAAGCCCCGGGCTCAACCTGGGAACAGCATTTCGAACTGGCAAGCTAGAGTGTGATAGAGGGTGGTAGAATTTCAGGTGTAGCGGTGAAATGCGTAGAGATCTGAAGGAATACCGATGGCGAAGGCAGCCACCTGGGTCAACACTGACGCTCATGTACGAAAGCGTGGGGAGCAAACAGGATTAGATACCCTGGTAGTCCACGCCGTAAACGATGTCTACTAGGAGCTCGGTCTTTCGGGACTGTTTTCCAAAGCTAACGCATTAAGTAGACCGCCTGGGGAGTACGGCCGCAAGGTTAAAACTCAAATGAATTGACGGGGGCCCGCACAAGCGGTGGAGCATGTGGTTTAATTCGATGCAACGCGAAGAACCTTACCTACACTTGACATCCAGAGAACTTACTAGAGATAGTTTGGTGCCTTCGGGAACTCTGAGACAGGTGCTGCATGGCTGTCGTCAGCTCGTGTTGTGAGATGTTGGGTTAAGTCCCGCAACGAGCGCAACCCCTATCCTTAGTTGCCAGCGATTCGGTCGGGAACTCTAAGGAGACTGCCGGTGATAAACCGGAGGAAGGTGGGGACGACGTCAAGTCATCATGGCCCTTACGTGTAGGGCTACACACGTGCTACAATGGCAGGTACAGAGAGCAGCGAGCTAGCGATAGTGAGCGAATCCCTTAAAGCCTGTCGTAGTCCGGATTGGAGTCTGCAACTCGACTCCATGAAGTCGGAATCGCTAGTAATCGCAGATCAGAATGCTGCGGTGAATACGTTCCCGGGCCTTGTACACACCGCCCGTCACACCATGGGAGTGGGTTGCTCCAGAAGTGGATAGTCTAACCTTAGGGGGGACGTTCACCACGGAGTGATTCATGACTGGGGTGAAGTCGTAACAAGGTAGCCCTAGGGGAACCTGGGGCTGGATCACCTCCTTATACGATTTAGAACTGATTTGTTCGAAGTGTCCACACAGATGATTGTTGCTTGGCCTGATGGCTGAGTGATATTGCTCTTTAAAAATTTGGAAAAGCTGATAATTAAATTCTGATGAATAACGAACGTTATTTATCGAGTTTTCGAAAGAAAATGCCGATTAATTATTTCGATAATTAATTAGCGTCTACTTTAGTATTCAATATTAACTTCTGGCGAAGTTAAATCAGTCTTTGACGTACAACTAGTGATGTAATGCACTATTTTGCGACGTGGATTTGTTATTTAGACAACGCCGTCAAGCAATTTATCGCTGGGAGCATAACGTGTTATGTGACCAAGTAAATTGTGCTGACAAGGCCGTATAAATGACAAAGACCAAGCAAAACCACTTTGGGTTGTATGGTTAAGTGACTAAGCGTACACGGTGGATGCCTTGGCAGTTGGAGGCGATGAAGGACGTACTAACTTGCGATAAGCCTAGTTGAGCCAGTAAGAGGCGCTTGAGACTAGGATTTCCGAATGGGGAAACCCGGCCCTTTGGGTCATCAACAACTGAATACATAGGTTGTTGAGGCGAACGCGGAGAACTGAAACATCTAAGTACCCGTAGGAAAAGAAATCAACCGAGATTCCGAAAGTAGCGGCGAGCGAAATCGGATTAGCCCTTAAGCTGTAATGTAGTTAGTGGAACATTCTGGAAAGTATGACGAAACAGGGTGACAGTCCCGTACACGACAACTTATTTACAGTGAAATCGAGTAGGTCGGAGCACGTGAAACTTTGACTGAATATGGGGGGACCATCCTCCAAGGCTAAATACTCCCAACTGACCGATAGTGAACCAGTACCGTGAGGGAAAGGCGAAAAGAACCCCTGTGAGGGGAGTGAAATAGAACCTGAAACCGTGTACGTACAAGCAGTAGGAGCCCATCACTAAGTTACTTTGGTGAACTCCTAAGTAAGCACAATGTTTGAAATTGCGTTAACGTCGACCTAACTTGTTAGCCGACGATCAACCGCCAAAATCAAGCAGAGGTAGCTTAGTGATGGGTGACTGCGTACCTTTTGTATAATGGGTCAGCGACTTATATTCTGTAGCGAGGTTAACCATTTAGGGGAGCCGTAGCGAAAGCGAGTCTTAACTGGGCGCTTAAGTTGCAGGGTATAGACCCGAAACCCGGTGATCTAGCCATGGGCAGGTTGAAGGTTGAGTAACATCAACTGGAGGACCGAACCCACTAACGTTGAAAAGTTAGGGGATGACCTGTGGCTAGGAGTGAAAGGCTAATCAAACCGGGAGATAGCTGGTTCTCCCCGAAATCTATTTAGGTAGAGCCTCGGACGAATACTTACGGGGGTAGAGCACTGTTAAGGCTAGGGGGTCATCCCGACTTACCAACCCTTTGCAAACTCCGAATACCGTAAAGTACTATCCGGGAGACACACGGTGGGTGCTAACGTCCATCGTGGAGAGGGAAACAACCCAGACCGTCAGCTAAGGTCCCAAAGTGTATGTTAAGTGGGAAACGATGTGGGAAGGCTAAAACAGCTAGGAGGTTGGCTTAGAAGCAGCCACCCTTTAAAGAAAGCGTAATAGCTCACTAGTCGAGTCGGCCTGCGCGGAAGATGTAACGGGGCTAAACATACCACCGAAGCTACGGCTGCAAACTTAGTTTGCGGGGTAGGGGAGCGTTCTGTAAGTGGCTGAAGGTGTGCCGGGAGGCATGCTGGACATATCAGAAGTGCGAATGCTGACATGAGTAACGATAATGGGAGTGAAAAACTCCCACGCCGGAAGACCAAGGGTTCCTATCCCATGTTAATCAGGGTAGGGTGAGTCGACCCCTAAGGCGAGGCTGAAGAGCGTAGTCGATGGGAAACGGGTTAATATTCCCGTACTCAGTATGAATGCGATGGGGGGACGGAGCAGGCTAGGCAAGCATGGCGTTGGTTGCCCATGTGAAAGGCAGTAGGCTGGTGACTTAGGAAAATCCGGGTCGCTAAGGCTGAGAGCCGAGACGAGCCACCACGGTGGTGAAGTTGTTGATGCCCTACTTCCAGGAAAAGCCTCTAAGCTTCAGTTCATACTGAATCGTACCCTAAACCGACACAGGTGGTCAGGTAGAGAATACTAAGGCGCTTGAGAGAACTCGGGTGAAGGAACTAGGCAAAATCGTACCGTAACTTCGGGAGAAGGTACGCTGACATTAGGTGAAGGGCCTGCGCCCGGAGCTGAAGTCAGCCGCAGTGACCAGGTGGCTGGGACTGTTTATTAAAAACACAGTACTCTGCAAAATCGTAAGATGACGTATAGGGTATGACACCTGCCCGGTGCCGGAAGGTTAATTGATGGGGTTAGCGTATGCGAAGCTCTTGATCGAAGCCCCGGTAAACGGCGGCCGTAACTATAACGGTCCTAAGGTAGCGAAATTCCTTGTCGGGTAAGTTCCGACCTGCACGAATGGTGTAACCATGGCCACGCTGTCTCCACCCGAGACTCAGTGAAATTGAAATCGCAGTGAAGATGCTGTGTACCCGCGGCTAGACGGAAAGACCCCGTGAACCTTTACTACAGCTTGGCACTGAACATTGACCCTACATGTGTAGGATAGGTGGGAGGCTTTGAAGCATCGTCGCTAGATGGTGTGGAGCCGACCTTGAAATACCACCCTTGTAGTGTTGATGTTCTAACTTAGGTCCCTGGATCGGGATTGAGGACAGTGCCTGGTGGGTAGTTTGACTGGGGCGGTCTCCTCCCAAAGAGTAACGGAGGAGCACGAAGGTTGGCTAAGTACGGTCGGACATCGTACGGTTAGTGTAATGGTAGAAGCCAGCTTAACTGCGAGACAGACACGTCGAGCAGGTACGAAAGTAGGTCATAGTGATCCGGTGGTTCTGAATGGAAGGGCCATCGCTCAACGGATAAAAGGTACTCCGGGGATAACAGGCTGATACCGCCCAAGAGTTCATATCGACGGCGGTGTTTGGCACCTCGATGTCGGCTCATCACATCCTGGGGCTGAAGTCGGTCCCAAGGGTATGGCTGTTCGCCATTTAAAGTGGTACGCGAGCTGGGTTTAGAACGTCGTGAGACAGTTCGGTCCCTATCTGCCGTGGGCGTTTGAGAATTGAGAGGGGCTGCTCCTAGTACGAGAGGACCGGAGTGGACGAACCGCTGGTGTTCGGGTTGTTATGCCAATAGCATTGCCCGGTAGCTACGTTCGGAACTGATAAGCGCTGAAAGCATCTAAGCGCGAAGCAGGCCTCGAGATGAGTTCTCACTTGGAGTTTAACTCCACTAAAGGGCCGTTGAAGACGACAACGTTGATAGGCAGGATGTGGAAGTGGTGCGAGCCATTAAGCTAACCTGTACTAATTACCCGTGAGGCTTAACCATACAACGCCAAAGTGGTTTAGCGACAGAAGTTGATAAGATACTAAAGTAGCAGCGGTTTTAGACCGCGACGAAGACAAAGAATTTAAGCAGTTTTTTCCAGATTTTAATTAATGAGGGCGACCTCATTGATACACCGAATTTCCTGGTGACTATAGCGTTTTGGAACCACCTGACTCCATGCCGAACTCAGAAGTGAAACAAAACAGCGTCGATGATAGTGTGGGCTTCCCATGTGAAAGTAGAACATCGCCAGGGCCTTATAAGAGAAACCCGCTGCAGCAATGCAGCGGGTTTTTTGCGTTTGGAGTAAAGTACTTCCATGTAGTACCTCCCCTTCGCGCATCCTTGCGCTCACTTCCTCGAACTGCGAAGCGTTGCTTCGGTTTCTCGTCACCCTCGCGTTCACTGCACTGCGAAGCGGTGCTTCGGCCGCAGTTCACCCATGTGTCTCTCTATGAAAAGAATGAGAACATCCTACTTCGTCGCGAGCCAGGGCCTTATTAAGAGGTCGATGAAAGGCATTCATCCATAAATCTCATCGACATTAGTACTTCCTTGTACGTCAAACCCCGATTCGAAAGAGTCGGGGTTTTTTGCGTTTAGCGCACAATAAAAAGCGCGGGGTAAACCCGCGCCTACCAGGTAGGCGACCTTTGGGCACACATCCCTGTGGAGGGCTTCCGGCTCGGTATCCATATCTCGCGTTCACTGCACTGCGAAGCGGTGCTTCGGTCGCAGTTCACCCATGTAGTATCTCCCCTTCGCGCATCCTTGCGCTCACTTCCTCGAACTGCGAAGCAGTGCTTCGGTTTCTCGTCACCCTCGCGTTCATTGCGCTGCAAAGCGTTGCTTTGGTCGCAATGAACCCACGCTGGTAATATACCTATCCACAGGCTGGTATCTCCTTAGCTGGGTTTTCCTTATCCTCAACGTGCCAGTCTGATAGCATGTATACTATTTTGTATTATGGTTTAATCACTCCTCATGATTTGCTAAATATCTGAGCAATAAACATTTGCGATTTTTTCTTGGCTGTATATACTTACAGTAAATAAACCACTGTATGGAATACCAGTTAATGCGACCGCTTACTAAACGTCAAGAACAGATCTTTGAGTTAATAAAAGTTTTTATAAAAGATACTGGCATGCCTCCAACTCGTGCTGAAATTGCCGATGCTTTGGGGTTTAAGAGCGCTAATGCAGCAGAGGAACACCTAAAAGCGCTTGCTAAAAAAGGTGTTATAGAAATGGTTCCAGGTGCGAGTCGTGGTATACGTTTGGTTGAAGAGGAAGAAGAGGAGCTTGGTCTACCCGTTATTGGCCGTGTTGCCGCAGGGGAACCTATTCTAGCTCAGCAGCATGTTGAATCACATTGTCATGTTGATGCCGCATTATTTAAGCCTCATGCTGATTATTTGCTTCGGGTAAATGGTATGAGTATGAAGGATATTGGTATATTGGACGGCGATCTACTTGCTGTTCATAGCACTCAGTTAGCAGAGAATGGCCAGGTAGTTGTGGCTAGAGTGGAAGATGACGTCACTGTAAAGCGTCTTGAGAAGCAAGGAAAAAAGGTTCTTTTGCATGCTGAAAATGATGAGTTTCAAGCTATTGAAGTGGATTTAGAGCATCAGAATTTTGCCATTGAAGGTCTGGCGGTTGGTATCATTAGAAATGCCGACTGGATGTAGCAAAAGTTTTAAGCAATTCTTGCGAATCAATTGATGGTTCTTGTTAAGCTGCCACTTATGGTGTTAAACCGCCTTTTTCAACAAGTCGAAGTGGTAGCTCCTGTTTCTATTCTTACGCTCTCACTGTTGAGTTAATGAAACAAGAGCAGAGTATTTTTTAAGCCTGCCGTTATCATTCTAGATAGTAAATCAATACTTTTGTTAGCAAATTGCGAAGTACAGTTGAGTAACAAGTCACTCCAATCTTTGCGCGTAATAGCTAAAACTATTTCTTAATAACTTTAACTTACTCCATATTAAAGACTTATATCGACTGCCTTAGGGTCTTAGTTTGTTGATATTGCCACAATACTTAGAGCTAATATTGGTTTTACAACAGTAAATATAAAATATTGTTGGTAACACTTATTTTTCAAAAACCTTGCATTTTGTGTGTTT from Pseudoalteromonas sp. UG3-2 encodes the following:
- the lexA gene encoding transcriptional repressor LexA, with the protein product MRPLTKRQEQIFELIKVFIKDTGMPPTRAEIADALGFKSANAAEEHLKALAKKGVIEMVPGASRGIRLVEEEEEELGLPVIGRVAAGEPILAQQHVESHCHVDAALFKPHADYLLRVNGMSMKDIGILDGDLLAVHSTQLAENGQVVVARVEDDVTVKRLEKQGKKVLLHAENDEFQAIEVDLEHQNFAIEGLAVGIIRNADWM